CGGGTTACATCCTTTTGTTGTTATAGCTAGTGCGGGAACTACAAATACTGGAAGTATTGATCCAATACCAGAAATATCTGATATATGTTCAAAATATGGTTTATGGATGCATGTTGATGGAGCTTATGGAGCATCGATATTATTATCTGAAAACTATAATCATCTATTAAAAGGAATAGAAAATGCTGACAGTTTAAGTTGGGATGCACATAAATGGTTATTCCAAACATATAGTTGTGCAATGGTTCTTGTAAAAGACAAAAATGATTTAGCAAGAAGTTTTAGTGAAAATCCAGAGTATTTAAGAGACTTAGATATAAATGACGATGAAATAAACTATGGAAACGTAGGTATTGAATTAACAAGACCGACTAGGGGGCTTAAACTTTGGTTTACATTACAAACTCTAGGAACTAGTGAAATGAGCAGAAGAATTGAATATGGTATTCATCTTGCAGAATATATTAAGAATACATTATTAGGATTTGAGAATTGGGAAATAATATCTGATCCTAAATTAGCAATTATCAATTTTAGATATGCTCCATCTGGAATGTCTGAACAAGATATAGATACACTTAATAATAATATTTCACATTTAGCACTTCAAGAAAACTATGCAGGAATATTTACAACAGTTTTAAATGGTAAAGTTGTTTTAAGAATGTGTGCTATTAATCATGAAACAACAGAAAATGATATAAAACAAACAATAAGCAAACTAGATGAATTTGCAAAACACTTATTAACTAATAACTTTAGTTTAAGTGCTGTATAATATAAAAAAATGAGTAAACCCTTAAATATAGGGATTTACTCATTTTTGTTTAAATTTCAAGTGTATAAAAACTCATTATGATATTTGCGCACATCTGTTTTTTATACTTACTCTTATATCTTCAATTCTTCTTTTATTTACATTCTCAATTAAAAATGTAAAATTGTCTAATTCAATTTCTCGACCTTCTTCTGGAAAATCACCTAACAATGTAAGTATATATCCATTTAAAGTGTCATAGTCACCTTGCTCTATATCTATATCAAATTTATTGTTAAATTCACTTATTGTCAAATATCCTTTTACAATAAAATTACTAGCATCAATTTGTGTTATAGTAGATTTAGTTTTATCGTATTCATCCTCAATATCTCCCATAATTTCTTCAATTAAATCTTCCATAGTTACTAGACCTTCTATTCCACCATATTCATCAATTAATAATGCTAAGTGGACTTTTTTATCCTTTAGAAGTTTAAATAATTCATTTGTTCTAATAGACTTTGAAACAAAATATGGGTCATGAAGCATTGTTTTTAAATTTATATTTTTAAATCCAACCTTCTTAGCTTTTACTAATAAGTCTTTTACATATAATATCCCGAGTATATTATCCTTATT
This is a stretch of genomic DNA from Paraclostridium bifermentans. It encodes these proteins:
- a CDS encoding pyridoxal phosphate-dependent decarboxylase family protein, which codes for MNNLELKDSLNYFIDQYFKGLESLESNEVVKVADSNQINKLRNINIPSQGRQVQEVMEEMMKEVYEYGARVNHPRFFGFIPGPADLNSWIGDVMSSAYNLHAGCWMTTSAASFIEKTLIKWLSEKAGYNTEQSSGLFVSGGSMANLTAMVAARDNKLSFDKLHLGTAYVSDQTHSSIKKALKISGISPKNIRKIPSDSNYRMKIDELEKAIRNDITNGLHPFVVIASAGTTNTGSIDPIPEISDICSKYGLWMHVDGAYGASILLSENYNHLLKGIENADSLSWDAHKWLFQTYSCAMVLVKDKNDLARSFSENPEYLRDLDINDDEINYGNVGIELTRPTRGLKLWFTLQTLGTSEMSRRIEYGIHLAEYIKNTLLGFENWEIISDPKLAIINFRYAPSGMSEQDIDTLNNNISHLALQENYAGIFTTVLNGKVVLRMCAINHETTENDIKQTISKLDEFAKHLLTNNFSLSAV